The DNA region GGGGCTGGCTCCGAGCGGCAATATCGACCCGCAACGTCGATTCCCATCAATGTTCGAGCCTGTTCACGGAAGTGCTCCGGACATCATGGGGATGGGCATCGCGAATCCATTGGCAGCAATTATCTCCGGTTCGATGATGTTGCGCTTCATCGGTGAGTTAAAAGCGGCAGAAACGATAGATGCAGCGGTCCTAAAGGTCGTCGAGGCAGGCAAAACCCTTCCACCGGATCTCGGTGGTCAAGCCACAACCTCACAGATCGGCGACGCTGTGGTAAACGCGCTCGGCTAATGTGCTTTGTCATGTTCCAATATGAAATGGGAATTTGGTGATATTGGATTGACTCATAAAACTGCGTATGCACGACATTCTCTATTTGAAAGGCTGTCAGTTAGATTAATACCTATCTCATGAATACCACTTGTGAACTTGGGAAAATTATCCTCATCAACGGCGCGTCTAGTTCCGGAAAATCAACACTTGCCCGTCAACTACAGCAAAAACTGCCAATCCCATTTTGGCACTTTTCGTTTGACCACCTCCGTGATTCCAATGTTCTACCAATGGCACGTATTCTCAGCCGTGAAATCGATTGGCAAACGATGAGACCTGCTGTTTTTGATGGATTCCATCGGTGTCTGCCAGTTTTGGTTGAGGCAGGTAACAATCTTATTGTCGATCATATTATTGAAAATGAGATGTGGATGTTGGATCTGGTGCAATTACTCGCCGGTTTGGATGTATTCTTTGTTGGCATACACTGCCCGCTTCCTGAGCTTGAGCGCAGGGAGCGTGAAAGGGGAGATCGG from Candidatus Poribacteria bacterium includes:
- a CDS encoding AAA family ATPase, whose product is MNTTCELGKIILINGASSSGKSTLARQLQQKLPIPFWHFSFDHLRDSNVLPMARILSREIDWQTMRPAVFDGFHRCLPVLVEAGNNLIVDHIIENEMWMLDLVQLLAGLDVFFVGIHCPLPELERRERERGDRRIGEARTDYQVIHSFTEYDLEIDSMQPCQANVNTIMNNWKVRQPPSAFDRMAARK